The following coding sequences are from one Arthrobacter sp. 24S4-2 window:
- a CDS encoding ATP-binding cassette domain-containing protein, which produces MASTTPAAIAVAGLRKAYGSKQVLDGVDLTVPAGTIFALLGPNGAGKTTIVHILSTLISADGGEAAVGGFDVVRQADEVRGKIGLTGQFSAVDGLLTGVENLALMGRLRHLPAAEVKRRTAALLEKFDLVEAARQPLATYSGGMRRRLDLAMTLMGDPEIIFLDEPTTGLDPRSRRTMWEIIQGLVARGVTIFLTTQYLDEADQLADRIAVLDQGRIVAEGTPAELKRLVPGGHLRLTFGDLAALERAAVVLDPNNRDDDSLTLEVAGDDGVRSLKEVLDRLERAAVEVVDLSVQTPNLDDVFLALTSQKENAR; this is translated from the coding sequence ATGGCAAGTACCACTCCTGCGGCCATCGCTGTGGCCGGGTTGCGTAAGGCGTACGGCAGCAAGCAAGTCCTCGACGGCGTTGACCTCACCGTCCCGGCCGGCACCATCTTTGCCCTCCTTGGCCCCAACGGCGCCGGGAAGACCACCATCGTGCACATCCTCTCCACACTGATCTCAGCCGATGGCGGGGAGGCCGCGGTAGGAGGGTTCGACGTCGTACGCCAGGCCGATGAGGTGCGCGGCAAGATCGGCCTGACGGGTCAGTTCTCGGCCGTGGACGGCCTGCTCACCGGCGTGGAAAACCTGGCCCTGATGGGCAGGCTACGGCACCTTCCTGCGGCTGAGGTCAAGCGCCGCACGGCAGCGCTCCTTGAAAAGTTCGACCTCGTCGAGGCGGCCAGGCAGCCCCTTGCCACGTACTCCGGCGGCATGCGGCGGCGGCTCGACCTCGCCATGACCCTCATGGGCGATCCGGAGATCATCTTCCTGGATGAGCCAACCACTGGCCTGGATCCGCGCAGCCGCCGCACCATGTGGGAGATCATTCAGGGCCTTGTGGCCCGCGGCGTCACCATTTTCCTCACTACGCAATACCTGGACGAAGCCGATCAGCTTGCGGACAGGATCGCGGTGCTGGACCAAGGCCGGATCGTGGCCGAGGGAACCCCTGCCGAGCTCAAGCGGCTGGTGCCCGGCGGGCACCTCCGCCTCACGTTCGGTGACCTGGCCGCTTTGGAGCGGGCCGCCGTCGTGCTCGATCCAAACAACCGCGACGACGATTCCCTCACCTTGGAAGTGGCCGGCGACGACGGCGTCCGGTCCTTGAAGGAGGTGCTGGACCGCCTGGAGCGCGCCGCCGTCGAGGTGGTCGACCTGTCCGTCCAGACACCCAACCTGGACGATGTGTTCCTCGCCCTCACCAGCCAGAAGGAGAACGCACGATGA
- a CDS encoding ABC transporter permease, whose protein sequence is MSTISHAASDASTMLRRNLKHVQRYPSIPLFVAGTPIIFLLLFVYVLGGTLGSGLGGGRDDYLAYIVPGVLMLALTGGATGTAISVATDMTEGIVARFRTMAISRGAVLTGHVLGSLIQTMAAVLLVAAVAVLIGFRPTGSPAGWLGALGVLTLIAFSVTWLSVAMGINAKSVETASNQPMIFLLMPFLGSGFVPTDSMPDVLRWFADVQPFTPFIEAVRGLLMGTPVQAGTMLATLIWCAAMSVGGYVWALWLYNRKSVRA, encoded by the coding sequence ATGAGCACCATCAGCCATGCAGCCTCCGACGCGTCAACCATGCTGCGCCGGAACCTCAAACACGTGCAGCGCTACCCCTCTATCCCGCTGTTCGTCGCGGGAACCCCGATCATCTTCCTGCTGCTCTTTGTGTATGTTCTCGGCGGGACGCTGGGTTCAGGACTGGGCGGCGGCAGGGATGACTACCTTGCGTACATCGTGCCGGGCGTCCTGATGCTGGCCCTCACCGGGGGTGCGACGGGCACCGCAATCTCGGTGGCCACGGACATGACGGAGGGCATCGTGGCACGCTTCCGCACCATGGCGATCTCCAGGGGCGCCGTGCTCACAGGCCACGTCCTGGGCAGCCTCATCCAAACCATGGCCGCCGTCCTGCTGGTGGCCGCCGTGGCCGTGCTGATCGGCTTCCGGCCCACCGGTTCCCCGGCGGGCTGGCTCGGAGCCCTGGGCGTGCTGACGCTCATCGCGTTCTCCGTGACGTGGTTGTCCGTGGCCATGGGCATCAACGCCAAGAGCGTCGAAACGGCCAGCAACCAGCCCATGATCTTCCTGCTGATGCCGTTCCTTGGCAGTGGGTTCGTGCCCACGGACTCCATGCCGGACGTCCTGCGCTGGTTCGCCGACGTGCAGCCCTTCACGCCCTTCATCGAAGCCGTCCGGGGACTCCTGATGGGCACACCCGTGCAGGCCGGCACCATGCTCGCGACACTTATCTGGTGCGCAGCCATGAGCGTGGGCGGGTATGTATGGGCGCTGTGGCTCTACAACCGCAAGTCCGTCCGGGCCT